From a region of the Marinomonas mediterranea MMB-1 genome:
- a CDS encoding DNA-deoxyinosine glycosylase, protein MTVKHSFEPIVPGGATILVLGSMPGEASLDQQAYYAHPQNLFWKIPSTLPNAPALESYNDRLSSLEHYQVALWDVLQQCEREGSLDSKIIKSSEKPNNIVELLEQTPSIQKICFNGQKAYQSFKKHLLKKNSEFFEQYELVTLPSTSPANASIPKDVKYEIWLREVWLCRNHDITIHEKILR, encoded by the coding sequence ATGACCGTAAAACACAGCTTCGAGCCTATTGTTCCCGGTGGGGCAACGATTTTAGTTCTTGGCTCGATGCCAGGAGAAGCCTCATTAGACCAACAGGCTTATTATGCTCATCCCCAAAACTTATTTTGGAAAATCCCAAGCACACTACCAAACGCACCCGCTCTTGAAAGCTATAATGATCGCCTTTCCTCATTAGAGCATTACCAAGTTGCACTTTGGGATGTATTGCAACAATGCGAACGAGAGGGAAGCCTAGATTCGAAAATCATTAAGTCGTCTGAAAAGCCGAATAATATCGTTGAGTTACTTGAACAAACACCATCGATTCAAAAAATATGCTTCAACGGTCAAAAGGCCTATCAATCATTCAAAAAGCACCTTCTGAAAAAAAACAGCGAATTTTTCGAGCAATACGAGTTAGTTACCCTACCCTCCACCAGCCCTGCTAACGCCTCAATACCTAAAGACGTTAAATACGAGATTTGGCTAAGAGAAGTCTGGCTATGTCGCAACCACGACATAACCATTCATGAGAAAATACTTAGATAA
- a CDS encoding nuclear transport factor 2 family protein — MISMNFKTGFTSKLKLFSLAAISSSVLLTGCASIEPTHTLTNEEKAIAVLDSLGTTNKAPLKYISDEQYIQHNPSAPTGKAGLLSFLSQFPEVDSKESSIVRSFSDDDYVVLHSYAKSFGGVVFDVFRFDDGLIVEHWDAIQPSAKPNASGRTMYDGTTNISDLSKTAENKAFVKGMMETLFVKGEFDKANQFISEETYIQHNPWFGDGLDTLLEGFSAMMAQGQTIHYYQVHAILGQGDFVLAISEGELNGTHMAFYDLFRVKNGKVVEHWDVLQNVPPLEQRKNSNGMFNFPASAMQ, encoded by the coding sequence ATGATATCAATGAATTTCAAAACAGGTTTCACCTCAAAACTTAAACTTTTTAGCCTCGCGGCAATCAGTTCAAGCGTTTTATTAACAGGCTGTGCAAGCATAGAGCCCACGCATACACTGACAAATGAAGAAAAAGCCATCGCTGTTCTCGACAGTTTAGGCACAACCAACAAAGCACCTCTGAAGTACATAAGTGACGAGCAATATATTCAACACAACCCGTCAGCGCCAACTGGTAAAGCGGGGCTGTTAAGCTTTCTAAGCCAATTCCCAGAAGTCGACTCCAAAGAAAGCAGCATCGTTCGCTCATTCTCAGACGATGACTATGTTGTTCTGCATTCTTACGCAAAAAGCTTTGGTGGGGTCGTGTTCGACGTTTTTCGATTTGACGACGGTTTAATCGTAGAACATTGGGACGCCATTCAGCCAAGCGCAAAACCAAACGCCAGTGGTCGTACTATGTATGATGGCACCACGAACATTTCCGATCTCTCTAAAACAGCAGAAAACAAAGCGTTCGTTAAAGGCATGATGGAGACGCTGTTTGTTAAAGGTGAGTTCGACAAAGCCAACCAATTCATTAGCGAAGAGACCTACATCCAGCATAACCCTTGGTTTGGTGACGGACTAGACACGCTATTAGAAGGGTTTTCTGCCATGATGGCGCAAGGACAAACGATCCATTACTACCAAGTGCATGCAATTCTAGGACAAGGTGACTTTGTATTAGCCATTAGTGAAGGGGAGCTGAACGGCACACACATGGCGTTCTATGACTTGTTCAGAGTGAAAAACGGGAAAGTCGTAGAGCATTGGGATGTGCTTCAAAATGTACCGCCCTTGGAGCAAAGAAAGAACAGTAACGGTATGTTTAATTTTCCCGCTTCAGCCATGCAATAG
- a CDS encoding GGDEF domain-containing protein — translation MNEALKFNLFDIISKASSIFFESYIRPTVISLGECQEVQLSLIAKAGEKVPAVANIKLVGSSIYWSIYTAVARDKLYQELLLVRDQLEEETQKLTKLTRIDPLTRLRNRRAAFDDLNDLIERLKRQFVPASFIMIDIDWFKKLNDKFGHQYGDDVLVKVAAILQSSTKVRDISARWGGEEFLVVLYDSSIEETRAFCKRLHIEMSLLNASIEGEVSVSVGVSALKSDNLVCIELIENCLKEADVALYEAKSNGRNRTEYFESS, via the coding sequence ATGAATGAGGCCTTAAAGTTCAACTTGTTCGATATTATTTCAAAGGCGAGCTCTATATTTTTTGAAAGCTACATTAGGCCAACTGTTATTAGCCTTGGAGAGTGTCAAGAAGTCCAATTGTCTTTGATAGCTAAAGCGGGTGAAAAAGTCCCTGCGGTGGCTAATATTAAATTAGTTGGCTCAAGTATATATTGGTCAATTTATACTGCGGTTGCTCGCGATAAATTATATCAAGAGCTTTTGTTGGTTAGAGATCAATTAGAAGAGGAAACACAAAAGTTAACTAAGTTAACCAGAATCGATCCTCTAACAAGGTTGCGTAATCGGAGAGCAGCTTTTGATGATTTGAATGATTTAATAGAGCGACTTAAGCGTCAGTTTGTTCCCGCATCTTTCATCATGATTGATATTGATTGGTTTAAAAAACTGAATGATAAATTTGGGCATCAATATGGTGATGACGTTTTAGTGAAAGTGGCCGCCATTCTTCAGAGTAGTACGAAGGTAAGAGATATATCTGCTCGCTGGGGAGGGGAAGAGTTTTTAGTTGTTTTGTATGATTCCAGCATAGAAGAGACACGTGCTTTCTGTAAACGATTGCATATAGAAATGAGTCTTTTGAACGCAAGTATTGAGGGTGAAGTATCCGTGAGCGTAGGTGTTTCTGCTTTGAAATCTGATAATCTAGTGTGCATTGAATTGATAGAAAATTGCTTGAAAGAAGCTGATGTTGCTTTATATGAAGCTAAGAGCAATGGACGCAACCGAACTGAGTATTTCGAATCTAGCTAG
- a CDS encoding endo alpha-1,4 polygalactosaminidase, producing MRFRPLLPLFVMFSSVCFAVGKYQPVIGDTWQWQLQGTLNTDYNATVYDIDLFDTSWKTIRALHAKRHKVICYFSAGTYEEWRDDKDRFKPEHIGTALDDWKGEYWIDIRARHIKKVMIARLDLAKTKGCDGVEPDNVDGYLKETGFNLTYDDQIAFNRFLAGEAHQRGMIVALKNDLDQVAELVSYFDLAINEQCFEFDECDKLQPFIDQNKPVFNAEYKAEWANNGPLKQRLCDDAKKRQIQTLVLPLALDDSYRYACP from the coding sequence ATGCGCTTTAGACCCTTGTTACCGCTTTTTGTCATGTTTTCATCCGTCTGCTTTGCGGTCGGAAAGTACCAACCGGTTATTGGAGATACATGGCAATGGCAGCTACAAGGCACGCTCAATACGGACTACAACGCAACCGTCTACGACATCGATTTGTTCGATACGTCATGGAAAACCATCAGGGCGCTCCACGCGAAACGTCATAAAGTCATCTGTTACTTTTCAGCTGGCACGTATGAAGAATGGCGTGACGACAAAGACCGCTTTAAACCCGAACACATTGGCACGGCACTAGATGACTGGAAAGGCGAATACTGGATCGACATTAGAGCGAGACACATCAAAAAAGTCATGATCGCCCGCTTGGACTTAGCAAAAACAAAAGGCTGCGACGGCGTGGAACCCGACAACGTTGATGGCTACTTAAAAGAAACCGGGTTCAATCTAACCTATGACGATCAAATCGCATTCAATCGGTTTCTCGCCGGTGAAGCGCATCAAAGAGGTATGATTGTCGCGTTGAAAAACGATCTTGATCAAGTTGCAGAGCTGGTTTCCTACTTTGACTTAGCAATCAACGAACAATGCTTTGAGTTTGATGAATGCGATAAGCTTCAACCTTTTATTGATCAGAACAAACCTGTATTCAATGCTGAATACAAAGCGGAGTGGGCAAATAATGGGCCTCTTAAGCAGCGTCTATGTGACGATGCGAAAAAACGACAAATTCAAACACTGGTGTTGCCATTAGCCTTGGATGATAGCTACCGCTATGCATGCCCATAA
- a CDS encoding methyl-accepting chemotaxis protein yields MESTFQTIKGRYTIAFGTMAAVFLIVVLAAYQLVHYLQHNMNKYAEGIFLVQNADRDLYQSRLSLTHLLFTKTPTEADTRQSLESVVDNAMQAKERMQSFRSISSDVSNIALHLNSFDVLFRSWEQSTQEILDLYQQGKLDEASLLYATSNAADFTNLRSKYDTAEQLIDRYSQEEQVRINEVTDRFKLGVTTLALTVLILSLLLAWFAPKNISAAIKRVTLGVRNISRGDGDLTKRINSKKKDETGELSRELDNFVAKLSGIIREVRYGTEHIREEMKHLDQASTQSAQLSERQNETLEFIVSAIEEMAGATKDVARNAADTVAQVDTLNNRSDAGLIMLDQSVDKLNQLSAQINHAYGVIQSLSKQSDNIVSVLDVILNIAEQTNLLALNAAIEAARAGEQGRGFAVVADEVRDLASQTQHSTVDIQAMITNLRQGVNEAVNVVTTSVSMVKETESRSKTAKKSIESVKKSSLDIHDYTAQTASATEEQSKVTDEINENLAQLSETSKEVLDISRKINKSVQKTLSNSDNLSSQVRRFTV; encoded by the coding sequence ATGGAAAGCACATTTCAGACTATTAAAGGACGATATACGATTGCTTTTGGCACCATGGCCGCTGTTTTTTTGATCGTGGTGTTAGCCGCTTATCAACTCGTACATTATCTTCAACACAATATGAACAAGTATGCGGAAGGCATTTTTCTCGTTCAAAATGCTGACCGAGATCTCTATCAATCGCGACTCAGCTTAACGCATCTACTCTTTACAAAAACACCAACAGAAGCCGATACACGTCAATCCCTTGAAAGCGTTGTAGACAATGCTATGCAAGCAAAAGAGCGAATGCAGAGCTTTAGGTCAATATCTTCCGACGTTTCGAACATAGCACTTCATTTAAACTCGTTCGACGTCTTGTTTCGATCTTGGGAGCAAAGCACTCAAGAAATTTTAGACCTTTACCAACAAGGCAAACTCGATGAAGCATCTTTACTTTACGCGACGTCCAATGCCGCAGATTTCACCAACCTTCGGTCGAAATACGACACAGCAGAGCAGTTGATTGACCGTTATTCACAAGAGGAGCAAGTCCGTATCAACGAGGTCACGGATCGATTTAAACTCGGCGTTACGACATTGGCTCTTACTGTCTTAATACTGAGCCTTCTGCTTGCTTGGTTCGCACCAAAAAACATATCAGCGGCCATCAAACGAGTCACACTGGGCGTACGAAATATCAGCCGTGGTGATGGTGACTTAACGAAACGTATTAACAGCAAAAAGAAAGATGAAACCGGCGAGCTTAGTCGAGAGCTCGATAATTTCGTCGCCAAGTTATCCGGTATTATTCGAGAGGTCCGCTACGGTACAGAACATATCCGAGAAGAAATGAAACATCTGGACCAAGCCTCAACTCAATCCGCCCAACTCAGTGAGCGACAAAATGAAACGCTTGAGTTCATTGTATCTGCTATTGAAGAAATGGCGGGAGCGACAAAAGACGTCGCGCGCAACGCCGCCGACACAGTTGCTCAAGTTGATACGCTCAACAACCGCTCTGATGCTGGCCTTATCATGCTGGACCAATCTGTGGATAAATTAAACCAACTGTCCGCTCAAATTAATCACGCCTACGGTGTCATTCAGTCATTGTCTAAACAATCAGACAATATCGTGTCGGTATTAGACGTCATCTTGAATATAGCCGAACAAACGAATTTACTGGCGCTCAATGCCGCCATCGAAGCCGCACGAGCGGGCGAACAAGGCCGTGGTTTTGCCGTGGTGGCGGATGAGGTAAGGGACCTGGCCAGCCAGACCCAGCATTCTACCGTCGACATTCAAGCCATGATTACGAACCTACGCCAAGGCGTGAACGAAGCCGTTAATGTGGTTACAACCAGCGTATCCATGGTGAAAGAGACTGAAAGTCGGTCTAAAACTGCCAAAAAGTCGATTGAATCGGTAAAAAAGTCATCTCTAGACATCCATGACTATACGGCACAAACAGCCAGTGCAACCGAAGAGCAAAGTAAAGTCACCGATGAAATTAACGAGAACCTTGCTCAGTTATCAGAGACCTCTAAAGAGGTGCTCGATATATCACGCAAGATCAACAAGTCCGTGCAAAAAACGCTGAGCAACTCCGATAACTTGTCGTCCCAAGTGAGGCGCTTTACCGTCTAA
- a CDS encoding methyl-accepting chemotaxis protein, giving the protein MATLSSIRSRYTLAFGGLSAVFLLVVLATYALISYLQTNVGKYSGGISLVQNADRDLYQSRLALASLVFAEGKLTENQRKALEEQERSNAVQAYDRMKGFISLTADVDEIQRYLHDFESQYKNWQDDSDLILDNLRNGETAAATLAFIDTNEHLFLSLRDLYDGSEELIDKHAHLEKQEIDAFTNAFKAVVAALAVIVLLISMSLAWYAPRNISNAIKRVTRGVMDISKGDGDLTKRISSTKKDETGELSRELDGLVSKLGSLIGQVRHGCDHIREEMHALGKSSVQSAELSERQNSALDFVVTAVEEMGGATRDVARNASETVDQVNSLSACADQGSEMLESSVGQLADLSRQVSDAAKVINNLSEHSERIASVLDVILGIAEQTNLLALNAAIEAARAGEQGRGFAVVADEVRNLASKTQNSTSDIQAMIDDLQAGVRNAVIAINESVEMASATQNLSQETKQSILEVKQAANRIYDFTTQTASATEQQSKVTDEINENLSMLSSMSKEVLGISQQVSESVQETLTNSDELAGQVKRFVV; this is encoded by the coding sequence ATGGCGACACTGTCTAGTATTCGCAGCCGTTATACGCTTGCGTTCGGGGGCTTAAGTGCGGTTTTTTTGCTTGTTGTACTCGCAACCTACGCACTCATCTCCTATTTACAAACCAACGTCGGAAAATACAGCGGCGGCATATCTTTGGTTCAAAACGCAGACCGAGATTTGTACCAATCACGCCTCGCATTGGCATCTTTGGTGTTTGCTGAAGGAAAGCTCACCGAAAATCAGCGTAAGGCATTGGAAGAACAAGAACGATCTAATGCCGTACAAGCGTATGACCGAATGAAAGGGTTTATTTCATTAACGGCAGACGTTGATGAAATTCAGCGCTATTTACATGACTTCGAATCACAATATAAAAATTGGCAAGACGATTCAGACCTGATTTTGGATAATCTTCGCAATGGCGAAACCGCCGCTGCGACGCTCGCTTTCATCGACACCAACGAGCATCTTTTTTTATCGTTACGCGACCTTTATGACGGCTCTGAAGAGTTAATTGACAAGCACGCTCATCTAGAAAAACAAGAAATTGATGCATTTACTAATGCATTCAAAGCCGTCGTCGCAGCGCTTGCTGTTATCGTCTTATTGATTAGCATGTCGCTCGCTTGGTACGCCCCAAGAAACATCTCCAATGCCATAAAGCGCGTTACGCGTGGAGTGATGGACATCAGCAAAGGAGACGGCGATTTAACAAAGCGTATCAGCAGCACTAAGAAAGACGAGACGGGTGAACTAAGTCGAGAGTTAGATGGTCTAGTATCCAAGTTAGGCAGTCTTATTGGTCAGGTGCGTCATGGCTGCGACCACATACGCGAAGAAATGCATGCCTTAGGGAAATCATCCGTTCAATCTGCAGAACTGAGCGAAAGGCAAAACTCTGCACTGGATTTTGTCGTCACGGCAGTCGAGGAAATGGGAGGTGCGACACGGGATGTCGCCAGAAACGCGTCAGAAACGGTTGATCAAGTTAACAGCTTGAGCGCGTGTGCTGACCAAGGCTCTGAAATGCTAGAGAGCTCTGTTGGGCAGCTCGCTGACTTATCTCGACAGGTATCCGATGCGGCAAAGGTTATTAATAATCTTTCGGAACATTCTGAACGTATTGCCTCGGTCTTGGATGTCATTCTCGGCATTGCTGAGCAAACCAACTTATTGGCGCTCAATGCCGCAATTGAAGCCGCTAGAGCGGGCGAACAAGGGCGTGGATTCGCCGTTGTTGCAGACGAAGTTCGCAATCTCGCAAGCAAAACGCAAAACTCCACCAGCGATATTCAAGCCATGATCGACGACCTTCAAGCGGGCGTGAGAAATGCCGTCATCGCCATCAACGAAAGTGTTGAGATGGCCTCCGCAACACAAAACCTTTCTCAGGAGACCAAGCAATCGATTTTGGAGGTAAAGCAAGCCGCCAACCGCATCTACGATTTCACAACACAGACCGCGAGTGCGACAGAACAACAGAGCAAAGTGACCGATGAAATCAATGAAAACCTATCCATGCTATCGAGTATGTCAAAGGAAGTATTAGGCATTTCTCAACAAGTGAGTGAATCGGTACAGGAAACCCTGACTAACTCCGACGAGCTTGCGGGGCAAGTAAAACGATTTGTTGTTTAA
- a CDS encoding alpha/beta fold hydrolase: MNIVKRNNVKIIGDGEKTLMLAHGFGCDQNMWRFLQPMLEDCYKIVLFDYVGCGLSDVSAFDKHRYQTLDGYALDVVEICEELNLENVQFVGHSVSSIIGTLAAIRSPHLFEKMIMVCPSPCFLNVPPNYYGGFEKEDLEELINLMDKNYIGWASYLAPLVMGQTNKTELIQELQDSFCSTDPRYAKPFAKATFFSDDRSAIAKLNLPTLILQSKNDNLASVEVGNYMHKKIANSTLEVIDAFGHCLHMTEPQAVYQKIEKFIER; the protein is encoded by the coding sequence ATGAATATTGTTAAGCGTAACAACGTAAAAATTATAGGCGACGGCGAAAAGACGCTTATGTTGGCTCACGGCTTTGGTTGTGATCAAAATATGTGGCGTTTTTTGCAGCCGATGTTAGAGGATTGTTACAAAATTGTTTTATTCGATTATGTGGGATGTGGGCTTTCGGATGTTTCTGCTTTTGATAAACATAGGTATCAGACTCTCGACGGTTATGCTTTGGATGTTGTTGAAATCTGTGAAGAGTTGAACCTTGAAAACGTGCAATTTGTCGGTCATTCCGTAAGTAGTATTATCGGAACGTTAGCTGCAATTAGGTCACCACATCTTTTTGAGAAGATGATTATGGTTTGTCCATCGCCTTGTTTTCTTAACGTTCCGCCAAACTACTATGGTGGATTCGAAAAAGAGGATTTAGAGGAACTAATCAACTTGATGGACAAAAACTACATAGGTTGGGCAAGCTATTTGGCTCCTTTAGTGATGGGGCAAACGAATAAAACGGAACTTATTCAAGAGCTTCAAGATAGCTTTTGTTCTACTGATCCTCGTTATGCAAAACCTTTCGCCAAGGCTACCTTCTTCTCTGATGACCGAAGTGCAATAGCCAAGCTGAACTTGCCCACATTAATACTACAGAGTAAAAATGATAATTTAGCTTCGGTTGAGGTGGGTAACTACATGCATAAAAAAATTGCTAATTCCACGCTTGAAGTTATCGATGCGTTTGGACATTGCCTGCATATGACTGAGCCTCAAGCTGTATATCAAAAAATAGAGAAGTTCATAGAGAGATGA
- a CDS encoding methyl-accepting chemotaxis protein — protein MKRALMIRQQIRIGLAAILLLALAVIFIVTEIKVKPDLVTERQEQIAVNQSALNDLLSAKLSQIQLLTTSLASMAETLPKDEALFKHVFPPIVDNHGNGAIAGGGIWPETGKFTSGVDLRSFFWGRTSSGIEYFDDYNDPSGSGYHNEGWYTVGKTSSTNACAWSEAYTDPVTKTPMVTCTVPMKEKGAFSGVATVDMMLDDITTVLEQYGMEQGGYVFAVDPLGQMISFPKGRAELVNADDSMVTIDQLSQKLPWLAPALAVTKNLNGTKTLELLKDEIIGGSAYVHVFKHNETGWSLGLVVPTKTMIKSAEDMSLFIMIAVGALLIVVGVLAMVFFNNLLSRVNQTTSQIRELVEGGVSKELEIGSPNEIGLLREAVNDYGGKLKSLLAKIHTESAKLVQDAGRLNNFSNEFLDKASSLSDENHMLAAATEELGTTSRDVANYANETKETVDRIHQDVMSSGNEMSEVIQTMRSLTQAMTEAQESILKLDEDSRQANGMLGVIRDIAEQTNLLALNAAIEAARAGETGRGFAVVADEVRNLAAKSESSAVEIEQVLSRLQVASQESVDSMEKGQSETQNAVSRAESTATHLQEVVEAFTQITDQGTQIAVAAQEQQKVSDDLSQFVTRLQALTSSNAEDSSLLRNMSEEIDSIAQRLDALR, from the coding sequence ATGAAGCGTGCTCTAATGATTAGACAACAAATTAGAATAGGCTTAGCTGCTATTCTACTGCTTGCTCTTGCGGTGATATTTATCGTTACCGAAATCAAGGTGAAGCCGGATTTAGTAACGGAAAGGCAAGAGCAAATAGCCGTTAACCAGTCTGCATTGAATGACCTTTTAAGTGCAAAACTCTCTCAAATTCAGCTACTAACGACGTCTCTCGCATCAATGGCAGAAACCTTGCCAAAAGACGAAGCGTTATTTAAACACGTTTTTCCGCCTATCGTAGACAATCATGGTAACGGCGCGATAGCGGGCGGGGGGATTTGGCCCGAAACAGGTAAGTTTACTTCGGGCGTTGACCTTCGAAGTTTTTTTTGGGGTAGAACGAGTTCTGGTATTGAGTATTTTGATGACTACAATGACCCCTCTGGATCTGGTTATCACAATGAAGGTTGGTATACCGTAGGTAAAACATCATCAACAAACGCTTGCGCTTGGTCTGAAGCGTATACTGATCCAGTCACGAAGACGCCGATGGTGACCTGTACCGTGCCGATGAAAGAAAAGGGCGCTTTTAGTGGTGTAGCAACGGTCGACATGATGCTGGATGATATTACCACTGTGCTTGAACAGTATGGTATGGAGCAAGGCGGTTACGTTTTTGCAGTTGATCCTCTTGGGCAAATGATTAGTTTTCCAAAAGGCAGAGCGGAACTCGTTAACGCCGATGATTCCATGGTGACAATCGATCAATTGTCACAAAAGCTGCCTTGGTTAGCACCCGCTTTAGCAGTAACGAAAAACTTAAACGGTACAAAGACGCTTGAGTTATTGAAAGATGAGATCATAGGCGGCAGTGCGTACGTTCATGTGTTTAAACATAATGAGACCGGTTGGTCATTAGGGCTAGTCGTACCGACTAAGACAATGATCAAGTCTGCTGAAGACATGAGTTTGTTTATCATGATTGCGGTGGGCGCGTTGCTGATTGTTGTGGGTGTGTTGGCGATGGTCTTCTTCAATAACTTGCTAAGCCGCGTAAATCAGACGACTTCCCAAATTCGCGAACTGGTAGAAGGCGGTGTCTCGAAAGAGCTTGAAATTGGTTCGCCAAACGAAATTGGTCTGCTTCGAGAAGCGGTTAATGACTATGGCGGTAAACTGAAGAGCTTACTGGCGAAGATACATACCGAGTCGGCGAAGCTCGTTCAAGATGCTGGTCGCTTGAATAATTTTAGTAATGAGTTTTTAGACAAAGCATCTAGCTTAAGTGACGAAAACCATATGTTGGCTGCTGCGACTGAAGAGTTAGGTACCACTTCGAGAGACGTTGCGAACTATGCGAATGAAACCAAAGAAACGGTTGATCGTATTCATCAGGATGTTATGAGCAGCGGAAATGAAATGTCGGAAGTGATTCAGACGATGCGCAGTTTAACTCAAGCAATGACGGAAGCTCAAGAAAGCATTCTAAAATTGGATGAAGACAGCAGGCAGGCGAATGGCATGCTTGGTGTAATTCGTGACATCGCTGAACAGACGAACTTGTTAGCACTTAATGCGGCGATCGAGGCTGCACGTGCTGGTGAGACGGGGCGTGGTTTTGCGGTTGTCGCGGACGAAGTACGAAATCTAGCGGCGAAAAGTGAAAGCTCTGCGGTTGAAATTGAGCAAGTGCTCAGTCGCCTACAGGTGGCTTCTCAGGAGTCTGTAGACTCGATGGAGAAAGGTCAGAGTGAAACGCAAAATGCCGTTAGTCGCGCTGAGTCTACCGCTACGCATTTGCAAGAAGTGGTTGAAGCCTTTACGCAAATCACGGATCAAGGTACGCAGATTGCGGTCGCAGCCCAAGAGCAGCAAAAAGTATC
- a CDS encoding AraC family transcriptional regulator — MKKTGSTNSNNLVPNVDFRPPSKQGYHFEIRNLETVVSVITDPSTRNRKPLSPNPIEPHRITFHLLLFLTDGKLCHRLDDQKVTLVPNQAIMIHPDQVHAFTYDSQSPKGYMLFLSKEVWPELAETKPVHWSALYHPTHKIEPKDSVSILALFELLDKELKSGKQTRRFPYLTLSALLNLLFERWPTTACIQSERSVKHYLAFRTLLEQEYANTRDANVYADKLGVSYKTLNELCKTFTKQTAKSVIDEFVILEAKRQLLTSDSSLFNIALSLGFQENSNFNKFFRRHIGITPQEYRKLDRQKVRD; from the coding sequence ATGAAAAAGACGGGATCTACGAATTCAAATAACCTGGTTCCAAACGTCGACTTTCGCCCCCCCTCAAAGCAAGGTTATCATTTCGAGATTCGTAACCTAGAAACAGTTGTTTCTGTAATCACCGACCCGTCTACGCGCAATCGAAAACCGCTTTCACCGAATCCGATCGAACCTCACAGAATCACCTTTCATCTATTGTTATTCTTAACAGACGGTAAGCTATGCCATCGCTTAGATGACCAAAAAGTCACCCTGGTTCCTAATCAAGCCATCATGATTCACCCTGATCAGGTACACGCCTTTACATACGACAGCCAATCACCAAAAGGCTATATGCTTTTTCTATCCAAAGAAGTGTGGCCAGAACTTGCGGAAACAAAGCCCGTTCATTGGAGCGCCCTCTACCACCCAACACATAAAATTGAGCCAAAAGATTCAGTATCCATACTTGCCTTATTCGAGCTATTGGATAAAGAATTAAAAAGCGGAAAGCAAACAAGACGCTTCCCCTATTTAACGCTGTCAGCCTTACTAAACCTTCTATTCGAACGCTGGCCAACCACAGCCTGTATTCAGTCCGAGCGTTCTGTTAAGCACTACCTCGCCTTTCGTACTTTGCTCGAACAAGAGTACGCGAACACAAGAGACGCAAACGTCTATGCCGATAAGTTGGGGGTCAGCTACAAAACCCTTAACGAACTATGTAAGACATTTACTAAGCAGACAGCAAAAAGTGTCATCGATGAGTTCGTTATCCTCGAAGCGAAACGACAACTTCTAACCAGCGATTCCTCTTTATTTAACATAGCCTTATCTCTAGGTTTTCAAGAGAACTCCAATTTTAATAAATTTTTTCGCCGCCATATCGGGATCACGCCACAAGAATACCGAAAGCTTGATAGACAAAAAGTTAGAGATTGA